The sequence CGGGCCAGGCGCACCGGCAGGCACGACTCTCTGGCCAGCCATTCGGCCATGCCGGCGGCGAAGACCTCGTCCACATGTTGCACCAGCACCACAGCCGCCGAGAACGACTCGGGCAGCTGCTTGAGCAATTGCGCCAACGACGCCGGGCCGCCGGCCGAGGCACCGATGGCCACCAGGCGCTGGCCGCTGCCGAGGGACTGACGTGCGGCCGCGTGCCCCTGGCCGCGCTTGTCCCGCGGGCCCACCAGCCAGCCGATGTTCTGGATCTTGCGCAACAACAGGGCGGCCTCCCGCGCCTGGTCGCTGCCCAGCGCCGGGGTGTTCACCGCATCCAGGGCGCCATGGCCCATGGCCTCGAACACCCGGTGCACGTTCTGCTCGATGTCCACGGTGACGATGAGAATGGCGCAAGGGCTGTGCGCCATGATCTGGCGGGTCGCCTCGACGCCGTCCATGACCGGCATCAGCAAGTCCATCAGCACCACATCCGGCACGTCGAGGGCGCAGCGCTCCACGGCCTCCGCGCCATTGCCGGCGACCCAGGCGATCTGGTGCGCCGGCTCCA is a genomic window of Pseudomonas resinovorans NBRC 106553 containing:
- a CDS encoding chemotaxis response regulator protein-glutamate methylesterase, whose protein sequence is MRIGIVNDMPLAVEALRRALALEPAHQIAWVAGNGAEAVERCALDVPDVVLMDLLMPVMDGVEATRQIMAHSPCAILIVTVDIEQNVHRVFEAMGHGALDAVNTPALGSDQAREAALLLRKIQNIGWLVGPRDKRGQGHAAARQSLGSGQRLVAIGASAGGPASLAQLLKQLPESFSAAVVLVQHVDEVFAAGMAEWLARESCLPVRLAREGEPPQAGTVLLAGTNNHLRLQADGSLAYTAEPTSFVYRPSIDVFFDSLVAHWKGDAIGVLLTGMGQDGAEGLKRMRERGFLTIAQDQASCAVYGMPKAAAAIGAAVEILALERIAPRLVEALG